One Trichoderma asperellum chromosome 5, complete sequence genomic region harbors:
- a CDS encoding uncharacterized protein (EggNog:ENOG41), giving the protein MSNPIENMLQTGYFTTSRAKHGYSASVDSPLRPVRLSTPPEPPVSRLAPRYYDDIPYFRNSNPPPPSVEDEIDSLAKEFGSCFQPVVDEEPQARGEVDQLPVLEEVFEYNPERRFVIVPGATTSSVPESETEDKASKDKDKFRQKKKAPISSSSSPETHSRRKINESENVKYDRLDASVPELGRRGSRQELPRLETDMNENRVPSHHRSRSAVNAPRPEFTQAHRKYGEEYLSPQVTKHGSSGRDKTYQGYGQPPTHSSVSLGEPSEGRRNEDRYHRRSATASMEGRPNSTFEPLSRPTSNDRVNGSRPLDGSRPLRDDLLRDSYVSYKPPASESLRAPSPSKPKDQNSPRNETFSNSYRRESPVIIDDEDRVSVASSRRGGTSGRNSRSPSRVPTMPVSSVNSLGLPDDWVPNRRMSTTFPISQEKKLQEDRMPPAIHLPYPDDDDAIVAWPEESVGSEVVRQSRADSASPVSMPPIPRIDDELVAPDEKVIRSPTYKEPSVTTKAWQPPPFDPNKSGVRPDQTIGSYRRYSESKGRDGQSDFPYIPECKRKEPVAGKMDWLTLPRTEFNICPDCYGAVFADTQYRTHFHPVLRPTGNAIVCDFGSSPWYQIAWLLTLKHKVPDLQLFHHLASVMFDSRSYPCPVERKVTRVWYTVKDPYTRRPVPEFAVCYQCAKIVETLFPNLTGVFIPLDPRNEPSRNSCSLQYTPQRKQFVLFFDAFETTSDKSYVTNRKVDVGDLSMMLTRLSTLNECREDRRVSDGYWYVMEYLPDFTVCGECYEDVVRPQRAEDNVIAQNFYMKPTKLPIATCQLYSPRMRDVFKRACRNNDPQYLEGKARERLKIEKDVHAKFLSLVRDGRNSAWTDEQIDKLSREWKRWE; this is encoded by the exons ATGAGCAATCCTATAGAGAATATGCTCCAGACGGGGTACTTCACCACTTCAAGGGCCAAGCATGGCTATTC CGCGTCTGTCGATTCCCCGCTGCGCCCTGTGCGGTTATCAACGCCGCCAGAACCGCCTGTATCTCGTCTCGCGCCTCGATATTACGATGACATTCCATATTTCCGCAACTCAAACCCGCCCCCGCCCAGTGTCGAGGATGAGATTGATTCCCTTGCAAAGGAATTTGGCAGCTGCTTTCAGCCTGTTGTTGACGAAGAACCGCAGGCGAGAGGGGAAGTTGACCAACTGCCAGTCTTGGAAGAAGTTTTTGAGTACAATCCAGAGCGTCGCTTTGTTATTGTACCAGGCGCGACTACGTCAAGCGTACCCGAGAGCGAGACTGAGGACAAGGCTTCCAaagataaagataaattccgtcagaagaagaaggcgccgatatcttcgtcttcttctccagaaaCACATAGTAGAAGAAAGATTAACGAGTCAGAGAATGTGAAATACGATCGTCTTGACGCCTCTGTTCCAGAACTGGGGAGGCGGGGAAGCAGGCAAGAGTTGCCTCGGCTAGAGACAGACATGAACGAGAACCGGGTACCAAGCCATCATCGAAGCAGATCTGCCGTTAACGCCCCCCGTCCGGAGTTCACGCAGGCACATCGCAAATATGGGGAAGAGTATCTTTCGCCGCAAGTAACAAAGCATGGCTCGAGCGGCCGAGACAAGACCTACCAAGGATATGGTCAACCGCCTACGCATAGTAGCGTGAGCCTGGGCGAACCAAGCGAGGGTAGAAGGAATGAAGACAGATATCATAGACGAAGCGCGACAGCGTCGATGGAGGGACGACCGAACTCAACTTTCGAACCCTTGTCAAGGCCTACGTCAAATGATCGCGTAAACGGATCTCGTCCTCTAGATGGCAGTCGACCCCTTCGAGATGACCTCCTGAGAGATAGTTATGTTTCCTATAAGCCACCTGCGAGCGAAAGCTTGAGAGCTCCCTCACCGTCCAAGCCAAAGGACCAAAATTCTCCGCGGAATGAGACCTTTAGCAACTCTTATAGGAGGGAAAGCCCGGTTATCATTGATGACGAGGACCGTGTATCCGTTGCATCATCACGCAGAGGTGGCACCAGTGGCCGAAATTCTCGCTCTCCTTCTAGAGTTCCAACGATGCCAGTTTCGTCGGTGAATTCATTGGGGCTTCCAGATGACTGGGTGCCTAACCGCCGCATGTCAACTACTTTCCCAATCagccaagagaagaagcttcaagaAGATCGAATGCCCCCAGCAATTCACCTTCCCTATCcagacgatgacgatgccattGTTGCTTGGCCAGAGGAGTCAGTAGGAAGCGAAGTTGTGCGGCAATCACGAGCGGATAGTGCATCACCTGTTTCAATGCCACCAATTCCGCGGATTGATGATGAACTTGTGGCGCCAGATGAGAAGGTCATTAGATCTCCAACTTATAAAGAGCCGTCTGTGACGACGAAAGCTTGGCAACCACCTCCATTTGATCCAAATAAATCCGGAGTGCGTCCGGACCAAACAATTGGATCATACCGGCGCTACTCTGAGAGCAAAGGGCGTGATGGGCAGTCTGACTTTCCGTACATCCCAGAATGCAAGCGTAAAGAACCGGTAGCCGGGAAGATGGATTGGCTTACACTCCCCAGGACCGAGTTCAATATCTGTCCTGATTGTTATGGCGCTGTGTTTGCAGACACCCAGTACCGGACTCACTTCCATCCAGTCCTACGGCCAACAGGCAACGCAATTGTGTGCGACTTTGGTTCATCGCCCTGGTACCAGATAGCTTGGCTGCTCACGTTGAAACACAAGGTACCCGACTTGCAGCTGTTTCATCATCTTGCGAGCGTCATGTTCGATTCTCGCAGCTATCCGTGCCCCGTCGAACGCAAAGTAACACGGGTTTGGTACACTGTAAAGGATCCATATACAAGGCGGCCGGTGCCCGAATTTGCAGTCTGCTATCAATGCGCGAAGATAGTAGAGACTTTATTCCCGAATCTTACAGGGGTATTCATTCCACTTGATCCCCGGAATGAGCCTTCAAGAAACTCTTGCTCTCTACAATATACGCCTCAGCGGAAACAATTTGTGCTGTTCTTCGATGCCTTTGAAACCACATCGGATAAGAGCTATGTGACCAACCGGAAGGTAGACGTCGGTGACCTTTCCATGATGCTTACGCGATTGAGCACTCTGAACGAGTGTCGCGAGGACCGCCGCGTGAGCGATGGTTATTGGTACGTGATGGAGTACCTACCGGATTTTACGGTTTGTGGGGAATGCTATGAAGACGTGGTTCGGCCTCAGCGCGCAGAAGACAACGTGATTGCTCAAAACTTTTATATGAAGCCGACCAAGCTGCCCATTGCAACGTGCCAACTCTATTCTCCTAGGATGAGAGACGTTTTCAAGAGGGCTTGCAGGAACAATGATCCACAGTATCTAGAGGGAAAGGCTCGAGAGAGGTTGAAGATCGAGAAGGACGTACACGCCAAATTTCTCAGTCTAGTAAGAGATGGACGCAATAGCGCATGGACAGACGAACAGATTGATAAACTCAGCAGAGAGTGGAAGAGATGGGAATAA
- a CDS encoding uncharacterized protein (EggNog:ENOG41) — MAIPDHVEPCSASVDSPLRPVRLSTPPEPPVSRLAPRYYDDIPYFRNSNPPPPSVEDEIDSLAKEFGSCFQPVVDEEPQARGEVDQLPVLEEVFEYNPERRFVIVPGATTSSVPESETEDKASKDKDKFRQKKKAPISSSSSPETHSRRKINESENVKYDRLDASVPELGRRGSRQELPRLETDMNENRVPSHHRSRSAVNAPRPEFTQAHRKYGEEYLSPQVTKHGSSGRDKTYQGYGQPPTHSSVSLGEPSEGRRNEDRYHRRSATASMEGRPNSTFEPLSRPTSNDRVNGSRPLDGSRPLRDDLLRDSYVSYKPPASESLRAPSPSKPKDQNSPRNETFSNSYRRESPVIIDDEDRVSVASSRRGGTSGRNSRSPSRVPTMPVSSVNSLGLPDDWVPNRRMSTTFPISQEKKLQEDRMPPAIHLPYPDDDDAIVAWPEESVGSEVVRQSRADSASPVSMPPIPRIDDELVAPDEKVIRSPTYKEPSVTTKAWQPPPFDPNKSGVRPDQTIGSYRRYSESKGRDGQSDFPYIPECKRKEPVAGKMDWLTLPRTEFNICPDCYGAVFADTQYRTHFHPVLRPTGNAIVCDFGSSPWYQIAWLLTLKHKVPDLQLFHHLASVMFDSRSYPCPVERKVTRVWYTVKDPYTRRPVPEFAVCYQCAKIVETLFPNLTGVFIPLDPRNEPSRNSCSLQYTPQRKQFVLFFDAFETTSDKSYVTNRKVDVGDLSMMLTRLSTLNECREDRRVSDGYWYVMEYLPDFTVCGECYEDVVRPQRAEDNVIAQNFYMKPTKLPIATCQLYSPRMRDVFKRACRNNDPQYLEGKARERLKIEKDVHAKFLSLVRDGRNSAWTDEQIDKLSREWKRWE; from the exons ATGGCTATTC CTGACCACGTTGAACCTTGCAGCGCGTCTGTCGATTCCCCGCTGCGCCCTGTGCGGTTATCAACGCCGCCAGAACCGCCTGTATCTCGTCTCGCGCCTCGATATTACGATGACATTCCATATTTCCGCAACTCAAACCCGCCCCCGCCCAGTGTCGAGGATGAGATTGATTCCCTTGCAAAGGAATTTGGCAGCTGCTTTCAGCCTGTTGTTGACGAAGAACCGCAGGCGAGAGGGGAAGTTGACCAACTGCCAGTCTTGGAAGAAGTTTTTGAGTACAATCCAGAGCGTCGCTTTGTTATTGTACCAGGCGCGACTACGTCAAGCGTACCCGAGAGCGAGACTGAGGACAAGGCTTCCAaagataaagataaattccgtcagaagaagaaggcgccgatatcttcgtcttcttctccagaaaCACATAGTAGAAGAAAGATTAACGAGTCAGAGAATGTGAAATACGATCGTCTTGACGCCTCTGTTCCAGAACTGGGGAGGCGGGGAAGCAGGCAAGAGTTGCCTCGGCTAGAGACAGACATGAACGAGAACCGGGTACCAAGCCATCATCGAAGCAGATCTGCCGTTAACGCCCCCCGTCCGGAGTTCACGCAGGCACATCGCAAATATGGGGAAGAGTATCTTTCGCCGCAAGTAACAAAGCATGGCTCGAGCGGCCGAGACAAGACCTACCAAGGATATGGTCAACCGCCTACGCATAGTAGCGTGAGCCTGGGCGAACCAAGCGAGGGTAGAAGGAATGAAGACAGATATCATAGACGAAGCGCGACAGCGTCGATGGAGGGACGACCGAACTCAACTTTCGAACCCTTGTCAAGGCCTACGTCAAATGATCGCGTAAACGGATCTCGTCCTCTAGATGGCAGTCGACCCCTTCGAGATGACCTCCTGAGAGATAGTTATGTTTCCTATAAGCCACCTGCGAGCGAAAGCTTGAGAGCTCCCTCACCGTCCAAGCCAAAGGACCAAAATTCTCCGCGGAATGAGACCTTTAGCAACTCTTATAGGAGGGAAAGCCCGGTTATCATTGATGACGAGGACCGTGTATCCGTTGCATCATCACGCAGAGGTGGCACCAGTGGCCGAAATTCTCGCTCTCCTTCTAGAGTTCCAACGATGCCAGTTTCGTCGGTGAATTCATTGGGGCTTCCAGATGACTGGGTGCCTAACCGCCGCATGTCAACTACTTTCCCAATCagccaagagaagaagcttcaagaAGATCGAATGCCCCCAGCAATTCACCTTCCCTATCcagacgatgacgatgccattGTTGCTTGGCCAGAGGAGTCAGTAGGAAGCGAAGTTGTGCGGCAATCACGAGCGGATAGTGCATCACCTGTTTCAATGCCACCAATTCCGCGGATTGATGATGAACTTGTGGCGCCAGATGAGAAGGTCATTAGATCTCCAACTTATAAAGAGCCGTCTGTGACGACGAAAGCTTGGCAACCACCTCCATTTGATCCAAATAAATCCGGAGTGCGTCCGGACCAAACAATTGGATCATACCGGCGCTACTCTGAGAGCAAAGGGCGTGATGGGCAGTCTGACTTTCCGTACATCCCAGAATGCAAGCGTAAAGAACCGGTAGCCGGGAAGATGGATTGGCTTACACTCCCCAGGACCGAGTTCAATATCTGTCCTGATTGTTATGGCGCTGTGTTTGCAGACACCCAGTACCGGACTCACTTCCATCCAGTCCTACGGCCAACAGGCAACGCAATTGTGTGCGACTTTGGTTCATCGCCCTGGTACCAGATAGCTTGGCTGCTCACGTTGAAACACAAGGTACCCGACTTGCAGCTGTTTCATCATCTTGCGAGCGTCATGTTCGATTCTCGCAGCTATCCGTGCCCCGTCGAACGCAAAGTAACACGGGTTTGGTACACTGTAAAGGATCCATATACAAGGCGGCCGGTGCCCGAATTTGCAGTCTGCTATCAATGCGCGAAGATAGTAGAGACTTTATTCCCGAATCTTACAGGGGTATTCATTCCACTTGATCCCCGGAATGAGCCTTCAAGAAACTCTTGCTCTCTACAATATACGCCTCAGCGGAAACAATTTGTGCTGTTCTTCGATGCCTTTGAAACCACATCGGATAAGAGCTATGTGACCAACCGGAAGGTAGACGTCGGTGACCTTTCCATGATGCTTACGCGATTGAGCACTCTGAACGAGTGTCGCGAGGACCGCCGCGTGAGCGATGGTTATTGGTACGTGATGGAGTACCTACCGGATTTTACGGTTTGTGGGGAATGCTATGAAGACGTGGTTCGGCCTCAGCGCGCAGAAGACAACGTGATTGCTCAAAACTTTTATATGAAGCCGACCAAGCTGCCCATTGCAACGTGCCAACTCTATTCTCCTAGGATGAGAGACGTTTTCAAGAGGGCTTGCAGGAACAATGATCCACAGTATCTAGAGGGAAAGGCTCGAGAGAGGTTGAAGATCGAGAAGGACGTACACGCCAAATTTCTCAGTCTAGTAAGAGATGGACGCAATAGCGCATGGACAGACGAACAGATTGATAAACTCAGCAGAGAGTGGAAGAGATGGGAATAA
- a CDS encoding uncharacterized protein (EggNog:ENOG41~TransMembrane:1 (o47-65i)) produces MDSQSYQPYQDGDGQSSQSILGHLSQFGQNASNNIQKSFSDMSTQGWLRLIMVVCTYLLIRPHIIKYSTKHAVKKLEEQDAKDKEYAKEQVAKMSPNDLRGLGSVEEDVDADEGADGSKADWGSKARVRQRKVLRKILEAEEQRRYEEESDEDVRDLLE; encoded by the coding sequence ATGGATTCTCAGTCATACCAGCCGTACCAGGACGGTGACGGACAGTCTTCTCAGTCTATTCTTGGTCATTTATCTCAGTTCGGGCAGAATGCCTCCAACAACATCCAGAAGAGCTTCAGCGACATGTCCACACAAGGCTGGCTTCGCCTCATCATGGTTGTATGCACATACTTGCTGATACGACCGCACATTATCAAATACTCAACCAAGCATGCTGTCAAGAAGCTGGAAGAGCAAGATGCGAAAGACAAGGAATACGCCAAAGAGCAGGTTGCTAAAATGTCGCCAAATGACCTGCGTGGCCTGGGTTCGGTGGAAGAAGATGTAGACGCCGATGAGGGTGCCGACGGATCCAAGGCTGACTGGGGCTCAAAGGCACGAGTCAGGCAGAGGAAGGTTCTGAGGAAGATTCTGGAAGCCGAGGAGCAGCGACGGTATGAAGAGGAGAGCGACGAAGACGTCAGGGACCTCTTGGAGTGA
- the TUF1 gene encoding translation elongation factor Tu (BUSCO:EOG092D2ASD), which produces MSTAFRSIAPFLRTARYGLKSGSVNPLQAALKNNRSAAGVLNIARTYAVFERTKPHVNIGTIGHVDHGKTTLSAAITKRQAEKGFANFLDYGSIDKAPEERKRGITISTAHIEYSTENRHYSHVDCPGHADYIKNMITGAANMDGAIIVVAASDGQMPQTREHLLLARQVGVQKIVVFVNKVDAIDDPEMLELVEMEMRELLSTYGFEGDETPVIMGSALMALNNQRPEIGQTKIDELLKAVDEWIPTPERDLDKPFLMSVEDVFSISGRGTVVSGRVERGVLKRDEEVELVGKGIEPIKTKVTDIETFKKSCEQSQAGDNSGLLIRGIRREDVKRGMVVCKPGTVKSHKQFLASLYVLTKEEGGRHTGFHEHYRPQLYLRTSDESVDLTFPEGTPDAAGKMVMPGDNVEMVVTLTNPNAIEAGQRFNIREGGRTVATGLVTRILQ; this is translated from the exons ATGTCGACTGCATTCAGATCAATTGCTCCGTTTCTACGGACGGCCCGATATGGCCTGAAGTCCGGCAGTGTCAACCCTCTCCAGGCTGCGCTCAAGAACAACCGCAGTGCGGCTGGTGTTCTCAACATCGCTCGTACATATGCTGTTTTTGAGCGAACCAAGCCTCACGTGAATATCG GCACTATTGGCCATGTCGATCACGGAAAG ACTACCCTGTCCGCTGCCATCACCAAGAGGCAAGCCGAGAAGGGCTTTGCCAACTTCCTCGACTATGGCTCCATTGACAAGGCTCCCGAAGAGCGAAAGCGAGGTATCACCATCTCTACTGCCCATATCGAGTACTCAACGGAAAACCGCCACTATTCACACGTCGACTGCCCTGGTCACGCCGATTACATCAAGAACATGATTACTGGTGCTGCCAACATGGACGGTGCCATCATTGTCGTCGCCGCCTCTGACGGTCAGATGCCCCAGACCCGTGAGCACTTGCTGCTTGCCCGACAGGTCGGTGTCCAGAAGATCGTTGTCTTCGTCAACAAGGTTGATGCCATCGACGACCCCGAGATGTTGGAGCTTGTCGAGATGGAAATGCGTGAACTTCTCAGCACCTATGGCTTTGAGGGAGACGAGACCCCCGTCATCATGGGCTCTGCCCTGATGGCCCTGAACAACCAGAGGCCCGAGATTGGCCAGACCAAGATTGACGAGCTGCTCAAGGCCGTTGACGAGTGGATTCCCACTCCCGAGCGTGATCTCGACAAGCCTTTCCTCATGTCTGTCGAGGatgtcttctccatctctggCCGTGGTACCGTCGTTTCTGGTCGTGTCGAGCGTGGTGTCCTCAAGCGTGATGAGGAAGTTGAGCTTGTTGGCAAGGGTATTGAGCCCATCAAGACCAAGGTTACTGATATCGAGACCTTCAAGAAGTCTTGCGAGCAGTCCCAGGCTGGTGACAACTCTGGTCTCCTGATTCGTGGTATCCGTCGTGAGGATGTCAAGCGTGGTATGGTCGTCTGCAAGCCCGGAACCGTCAAGTCTCACAAGCAGTTCCTTGCTTCCCTCTACGTCCTCACCAAGGAGGAGGGTGGTCGCCACACTGGTTTCCACGAGCACTACCGACCTCAGCTGTACCTGCGTACATCTGACGAGTCTGTCGATCTGACCTTCCCCGAGGGTACCCCAGATGCCGCTGGCAAGATGGTCATGCCCGGTGACAACGTCGAAATGGTTGTCACCCTGACGAACCCCAACGCCATTGAGGCTGGTCAGCGATTCAACATTCGTGAGGGCGGCAGGACTGTGGCCACTGGTCTGGTCACCCGCATCCTTCAGTAA